The DNA segment CTCCTTTCAAAACACATATCTAAAATTTAGACAAACaagagattttaaaaaatataatcaacTTTAGAATCAAATCATTATATTCATGATTTCTACCATGAACTGATTAACACTATTCCCTTGACTTCATTATAAAATAAAGTATTTAAGGTTTGGCATCACATAAGCATTCGGTGTTAAAAAGGTTGAACAACATGCTTACCTCAGACAGGTCAAAGTTGATACATTTAGCTTGATTGAATTGATTGAGAAGCGCAAATTCACACAGTCCTGCTTCTGAAGTTCCATCCTCCCACTTACGCAAAATAAGATTAGCATGGGCATTTTTAGCTATCAATGGATCTGAAAGAATTAACGGTTGAGATATAGCATAACCGCGATAAGTAAATTCTTTTAAATGGCAATCAAAAAATTTGATTTCACAACTACGCTCATCATCATCAGATAACGGAAGACGGTCTTGCACTATACAAATGCTTTCAAGAAGAGGTGCTTTTACATAGACACCCTCTGCACATAACCAATCACAGTTTATTGTCTCAAACTTTTTAAGGAGTGGTAAACTGAGGTTGAGATAGCCATATGAGGAGCCTTCGATAAACGCAATTCCATTCAACTTAATGAATTTTAGGCAGCCAAAAGAAACATCCATAGTTGGAACTTCAATATCACAGGAAAGCATCTTGAGATCCAATTCTTCTAAGAAGACGGAGTTAAACAGAGATTGAAATGCAAGAGTCGAGAAGGTCCATCCACTTTTCGAATGGATACGGAGATTTTTAATTTTCTGATGCATCAAGATGCAAGAGATCCATGTATTTAGAAGAGATATATCAATCTTGTTAGTCATGACAAGAGAGAAACTTTCCACTCTTGAACCTTTGGTAAGAAGAAGTGTCCTATTGACGAAGTTTTTAAAGTGTTGAATTCCACCTGTTTTCCTTTTGGGAATATAGAATAGACAATCATCTAAATCCAGCTTGGTGATGGACACCCAACAGTATATCCATCTCCTAGATAACACACTTGTACGCACTGCATCTTTGGTAGGGAGAAGAGATAGAATGTGACTTATAAGCAATTCCGGTAGTTTGTTGGTTAAATCTTCAACTTCATTTGCCTTATGCTTCTTAAGAGGTTTTTCCTTTGGTACAGCAGAACCAAACTCCATGTTTATAGGAGTTTCGtatattaactaattaattttcTGCATAACCAAACATTATCAAATATCATTATCAATGCATAGCAACCGAATGATAAATTAAGACTCATAGAACATTTTTGTTAAAGCACATATTTGAAACAGATGTATTTCTAAATAAAAATTGTGTTGGAATGAAATGTGGGTAGATAAAGACATAGTAGCTATAGCCTATAGAGATACTTAACATAAATGATAAATGGAAAAGTATGTTACTATTAGAAACAGTGTTTTGTGTTTTCTATGAACTTCAACATTGAAAAGAAAATCAGGCAATGAACAACATTGTattcttcaatggtgttgaaagTGAAAAGTTAAAGAgtaaaaatagaaagaagaagaaaaggctCACCGGAAGTTAGGGGTTTGAGGCTTTTAGGTTTTGGGTTTCATCTCTTGCTTCTGTGTGGTTGAGTTAGTACTGCTAAACCTGTTTCTTGTACTCCTTTTGAGACGAGAATAATGTTAAAATATTGAAGCTTTGGACTTTGGAGTGGAATGCCAAGAGTCTGCATTTTTTAACCGGTTTACCAACACCGCTCCATAAATTCTACTGCACCAATTTAAAAATCCACACTTAACcagtttatatttttaaattaaaactgtATCACAAACTCATCCAgtctaatttttaaattaaaattgaaccGGTTTACCATTTGTTAAAACCGGTAGTGTAttggtttatttttatttttattgtttctcTTTGTTACTCTATTTGCATTAAAGTGTTCTGTTGTGGATAGCGCTCTTATTAGAACTATGAACCGGTGGATAGCGCTCTTATTAGAACTATGAACCGGAAAATCATCCGAGAACTGGTTCATTGGAACTGGACCAATGGGCTGTCCGAAATGTTATTCGGTCTGggaatgaataatttttttatccgaTACCAAAAATAGATACTATATTGAATATTTATTGGATACTTTTTCGAATATTTGAAGTAATGGTCCGATTTCGGTCCAAAAAAATGGTCCATTACTATTTCGGTCCGGTCCAGATTTACCAACTCGTACTCGTCCTGAAGTTGATGGAAAAAATCTGCTTTGATCGAGTTTGTTTTTTCTCGATTATGAAATATAGGGACAAATCGgataatggggacactagtatcTACACCGAACCCGCCTCCGAATTTGCCTCGTTTATTTcattatgtacattattatttatttttgataatttagaatattaaatatgtgataatgttttgatgttttgatttgtatttattatttaaaatatttgaaatgtatttattgaattttttgaagttattttattttttttgtttattctattaaaaaatagaataattgaTTTCACTAATGCTTTGTTTGTGAGTTTGAAAGAGAAGGTTTTAGAAAATATGAAGGATTTGGTGAAAAGaattaaaaagattttgggtaggaggattttggagggtttGGTTTTATTTATAACATCAAAAACCCTCTAAAATGAGGaaactcaaaaaaatatattgaaatagGGTTTTGGAGGACTTATATaatttttccaaatatcttttaggttcaTATAGTATTTAGAAagttaaaaatatagtaatgataatgatTCTTTTTTCACtctaaacaaaatcaattttttaaaaaatgtcaaatatttttccatattttttttaaattttattttcggaAGTCTTCCTCTCCCCtctcctccaaactcgcaaacaaaaccTAAATGGATGGTGGTGGGGCGTGGAATCCCGAACCCAACGCAAACACGTTTGGGTCAGGTTTGAATTTTAATTCTTCATCCTTGTTTGGGTTTGGGACCGCGAACGAGAATTATTTGAGATTTGGGTTTGAGTTTAGGGAGGTAATAACTGTCCCCGTTGTCATAAATTTTCATTTTCGGAAGTCTTCCTCTCCCATCACATCCCTTCTAAACTCGCAAAGGAAGGCTAAATAGATTGTGGCGAGGCGTGGATTCCCGAACCTAATGCAAACACGTTTGGGTCGGGTTTGGATTTTAATTCTTCATCCCCGTTTGGGACAACGAACAAGAATTTTTTGAAGATTCAAGTTTGAGTTTGGGGAGGTAATAACTGTCTCCGACCAGTCTCGTTGTCATGCCTTATATGCACACCTCACGAGAAGGGAATCCTTAAACCTTGCACCATGAGGTGGAAAATGGGCTTGCGCTCCCGTTAAGGCTTGCCCCACAAAAGCCCAAAACAATTAGGGTCGAGCGAGCATAGTTAAGGGTGTGGGCTTAAAACTTTAGCTCGTCCTGCCAATAAACGAGGACATAGAAGGGCGTGCTTATGGGCATTGTACTTTTTAATGTCCATGCCCATAAAAGAATCCAAAAAAATGGGGTGGACGGTCATGGGGACACACTAGAGGATGTAGACATAAAACTTTAATCCGTCCCACAAAACAAATGCGGATAAAACATATCCGACTGATCGGGTCGGACCTTTATTATCATCACTATCTATAATTGTCTATATCTTCACATAGATTTTAAAATCTTAATATTTTACCATCttcctttatttttgttattcatttattAGCAATCTTTACAAGAAAATTCATAatatttatttaggtttttattattacattattcaaaaaaaacttataaaatacaaatttaaagaaGACTCAAAAAAATTTGTTAAAACATATAAATTTCTATAAGTTTAACTTAATTGCTcttcttaaaaagaaaaataatctaCTTAAGAATCATGCCCTAATATTTTATCAAATCAAAAACTTTACTGATTGGAACTCATGATTGTCTCCGACAATTGCTTAAACTTCACCATTTTAAAACTTTGATATCAAACATTTAGGGCCGGAAAAAAGGCATGATTTCCTTCTAATAATCTCTATTAACAACTAAGAACACAGTGTGTAGAAATGAAACAaatttagttaaataaaaatctaaaaaaagaaataacttttttttattttttaaataagagattatAACCTTCTTGATAACCACCGTATTAAGAATACATGATTTACGGAGAATCATCGTCAAAATTCGCATAGAGACActtttaacatatattttttaagaATTTATTTACTAGTTAAAATTCATATATATCCTAATGGAAATAAAATCCACGTGATTGGGTAGATTCGTTGAGTtttaaccaattaaaaaaaaagaattaaaattgtttgtaaaaacatgtattattaatatttttaaaagtaaatttATAAAGTTTGATGATAGAAAAGAAGAAGGTGATTTTTATAATGATTATTTATAAAGCTTATaacaaaattgaaaaattattattttttaataagaaagtgaaaatatgaagaaaaataataataataataataataataataataataaatgcaaAAAATAGATAGAATGAATAATGGGGTGTTATTTTTTGtctaaatagtaaaaaaaattatttttctaaaaaaaaagaaGGCGCAATAGATTAattaaatgaaatgaaaaagaatatgagaatttttaaaatataaataaattttatgataACTTTTTGGCTTAAATAGTCTTTAATCCATGTAAGTTGGCGTAATTTTTTTCTGTCCTTGTATCTCTcttttttttgttgataaatttcttaaatattaaatataatttaattttaattctaaaattaaaatatgcAGGAAAAGTTGCATATTTTCTACAGATTTAACTTTAAGACAAAACCAAAAGGATTTTAACATTTTGAGatcattttcaacaaaaaaaaaatacaagaatgaaaataaaaaatacgccAATTTCCAAGAAACAAAAAactattaaaatctaatttttttaaacttaatttatgaaaagatttaaatataaaataatagttGTAGTTGAAATGAGTAAATATTTCTGTATAATAATTTTTGTAAATCATTCAAATATGTTGCACatatatagaaataataataCATTAAAAAATATGAGAAAAGTTCTCAACACACTTTTTAACACATATTTTCTAACTTATTTTTTCATTAGTTAAAATTCACATGAGTCTTAACAAACTTAGATGAAATCCATGTGATTTGATACTCAtgagaattttttttctttcaagttACTATACGTAGTGTTTCACAAAGCAtgacaatttatttttttatatttaattaatgatTTATTGGATGATTTATTtagaaaagtgaaataaaaaaaaaaagcatgacAATTTAGAAAAgtgaaataaatttttttttacttggagtttttgtcaaaaaaatattggatgatttattttttattttattataaatattatgttgattaaaaaatataaaaaaacaagaaaaggaaaaaagaatggagatttttttttaaaaaagtgtgTTAAATGTTTttgagtttaaaataaaataaaaaatatacaaatttaCTAAATTATCCCTATTTTACGAATTATAAAAATTTTTGGTTAGTAAATAattatagaaaattaaaaaagtgggtcaattttttgtttaataaaaaatatgttaattaaaaaataaaaatatgttaattaaaaaaataaaaatatgtcaatTAAAAAAATGTGAAAGATAAAAAGAatgtgaaatttattttaaaaagtgggtttcttatttcttttagtttAATATGAAAttgcttttatttaaaaaattaaaaataattgtatattGATCGTACCTCATTAGATGGATCTTCAAGACCTGCAAGGATCTGGATCTTTCTGTGAACTggggggttgtacctgcaaggtactccgatgccaaagtgagaagaaAGAGCAATCAGAGTACAAGTACAAGGTAGAGAATGAATGAATGAAGTTacttgaccctctagtgaaagaggataTATTTATAGCCCCTAACGTTGGGCCAAGATCTCGCTATTGGACTGGATGCCTAGGTCTAATTCAGAGACTTCTAGGATTCTGCGTGGATAGCGGAGACCAATACGTGGTTTCCATTCTGGGTGAACCACTCCGGAGTTTAAGgagagacgcggtcttttagggagtGCATGGACTCTACTTAATCCGCTAGGTTGGGAGTGAAAGaatcctacgaggaggagggtccCCGGTGGAAGAAATGTTCGTAGGGAACACTTACCCAGGGTTGGGCATGTGTCCTTGCCCGGGTCATGCCAAGCTTCGGCTTTTGATCTAGTGGAGTCGACGATCGAAGGTCATGTGCTTATGCCCGACTGACGAGGATGCCACACGTTCAACCCTACTGGGCCGAGGAGGAATGCCCTTTATGGGTTGGGTCCATTTTGGGCCTTTATTCCGACTGGGCCAAGtgtcggcccagtccagaacaggagcccccaaaGTCATAGTTTCCGGGCAAGAAGCTGTGACTTTACATCTACTCGGTGACGTTTTCGTCAGCTTATTCGCCGAGGGGGCCGTTGCTCGCGAGGAAGATTTAACGACCGCGTGTGGAAGGCACTTGCTGACGTGGCAGCCTAATTAAGGATCAATCATGACCTAGGGACTAGGGAGTAATGATGGCGGCGCTTAGGGGGAAGCGTGTCAATCGACGTGGCGCTTCGCCTTCCGTGCACAAATCTATAAAAAGGGGCATAAACCCTCATTTGGGGTTTTACGCTCTCTTTTGTTTCTGTGATTTCTCTACTCTCTCTACTGCTGCGTCAATCTCCAACGATATTCAAACGTCCGCTCAccactattcatcatcattcatcatgaatccatcagATACATTGTCTAAGATCCATTCCTTTGGTTAGATTCTTGTATCTAGGGCATTTTTAGGTGTTCTGGTGGTCTATCATCGATAGATTCATGCTAGATTTATGATTTTCGTCGGAAAACGTGTGTTATGGATGTGGGGGCCTCGGGATATTCAAGGTGTTTCTCGGAGCCTTCATATAATTTTCATAGGTGACCTCGGGGTCTTCAAGGTGTTCCCGGGACATTCATATGATCCGTACAGAAAATCTCGGTGTCTTCAAAAGGCTCCCCGGGAAATTCATGCTATATGCGAATATTCCCTCGGGAGATTCATCAGTCTCCTAGGGGCATCCATGTTCTTCCTTGGTGGAACTTTGTCAGCTTTTTATTTCGCTCACGGGGCTCCAAGGCCTTTATCCGGTGACGATTCCCATGCTCGGTCGATGTTGTGGGGAGCCGAATAAGGGTTCGGTCGAAGGCATAGGCTGCCTCCCGCTCTACCCTTTCACTTgtcttgcggtggaagggtggatttgatatgATGTCGAATTCACTTGTTCCCTTCTGCATGCAGGTGATCCGGTTGTCCAAGACGAGACGATGATTTCATTGGAATCCGAAGAGGACATCCCTCTATTTGACTCGGTGAGTGACCCGAATTTAGAGTGGATCGCATAAGAACCGAGGGGAATAGCTTCTCGCTACGTCGATTCTTTGGTCGGCGCCTTCTGGGTGGTGGAGGAGCGGGGATCGTCTGATCCTCGGAGTTGGAGCGTTAGCTATCCACTTTCTACTGATTGCATATGCTCGGCCTTCCCTGGGGATCGTTTCGCGATGTACGAGTACATTTTCAGGGAAGTTGGTTTCCGACTCCCCTTCTCCAGCTTTCAAGTTGCATTAATGGTGAATCTCACATTGGCGCCTTCTCAACTTCACCCGATTGACTTTGCTTTTATGCCGGCATTCGAGATCATCTGCGAGTACCTGCACATCGGTGCCACGACGTCCTTGTTTTACTACTGCTTCTGAATCCAACGATAGTCGTCCGGGGGGCGGTACGACTGGGTTTCTTTCCGAAGCGCTGGTCGTAGGCTCTTCAAGATGTTCGTGGATTCTGTCAAGGATTTTAAGGACAAGTATTTCATTGTTCGTCATGAAAGTGAAAGTGCCTACAATTCCGTCCTGAGGATGGTCACTGTCGCTGACGACGAAGGTCAGCGGGTCCTAGATGATTGTGGCCGGGTTAAGACGAAGCTGACGTCAGTTTTTCCCTTCAGGTGGTGGAAGGGGCACTTTCTCAATAATCCCAAAGATTATGCCTACGAGGACGAGTACTTGGACGATTAGGATGCGACGACCTATGTAACCTTGTGTCGCTATGTGGAGGGGTTTGTCCCGGCTTAATGGGTGATGAAGACAGGCGACCCTTTAATCGGCGAGGACGGAGAGGCTATCTTGGAGGCTCGTGCCATAAATACCAAGGCTCTTCTGTCGTGTGAGATGGTCAAAGAGACGACGATCCCCTTAGGTCGTTTAATCAGCTTTTTGTTTGATGCGTAGTTATATTTGCTCTATGTTAACCGGTTCATTTCTCATTGCAGATAACATGGCGTTGGACAACGAGAAGATCTTTAGGCAGGCGAACGACCCCCGGAATTCGAAGAAGAAAATCTGACGAGGATGGCTCATAGGGCTCATAGTAGTGGTGGTAGTGGTGGCTCTCCCGGCCGGTGGTCATTCTTGATCACGAGGTTGTCGGTACTTACACCAGGCGGACGAAGAGGCGTCGTGAGGAGGATGATAAAGGAGTTCCTGAGGGGAGTCAGGATCGAGGGTTTACCTTACCTCCGTGTTTTACTCAACCTGATTATCTTGACCAATTTCCTATGAGTGTGTCTCCGGTAGAGGCTCAGGTGGTCGAGCAGATGACCCGAAGTGCTCGGGCGAAACaattggttgaagatgatgccTCCATGATGCGGGTGTTTGGGATGGAGCACATGTTGGCCCAGGGAGAGACAATCTCGGTGGCTGACTTGAAGAAAGCACAAGCTGCTCAGAAGGTTCTTGAGGATAAACTCTCGAGTGTGGAGATTGCCCTTAGGTTTTCCAAggaaaagatgaagaagaagaccacCGAGCTGCAGAAGAAGACCGGGGAATgggagaaggagaaagagaagttGGTCGAGGATTTGAAAGCCGAGTGGAAGGCTGCCGAGGATGAGCCTGAGGAGGTGAAGGATCTGGAGACTCAGGCCTAATTGATCGAGAAAATAGAGGCCCTATGGGGTGATTGTCTTGAGATGGGCAAAGCGGATTTCGCCATGGCGTTGGACCAGTTGAAGGTCCTGAATCCCGAGCTCAACACCGAGGGAATTGGTCTGAAGTCGAGGATTATTGACGGGAAACTAGTTCCCTATGTTTCTGAGgaggaaaaagaagaagaagaagaagaagaagaagaagaagatttgtgATTCTCCGGGCCTGCGTGCTCGTTCTTAGTTCAACCTGCGTGccattttgtttcttctttttggGGCATGTGTGCCCGTATTTGTAATATTCGAATACTTCCGACCGTTTGGCCGGTTTACTTTCTGCTTAAATTCTACTATCTTTTTCTTGCATAATTACGTTATTTTGAAATGTGTGAATGCTTGTCGATCTTGTTGCTAGTGTTGTTTACTTggtgttattattttttatttttttaatgctcGACCTCCTATGCCCGGCTGTGTGGGGGACAGGCGTGTAAACGGGTTGGCTCCGTTTTATAACGAGCACGAGGCCGCAGCCGGGGTCAAGTGGTCATGGCGTGAATGATCCCATCGCGAACTTGGGCTCTTCCAAAATGGTACGGCGGCAGTGGGTCTAGGTGTGGTTTTTCCCCACCGGGACGAACGTGTGCTTCTATGAGCATGACCTCGTATGTCGTTACCATAGAGATGTGCGCATCTGTACCACGACGCGAGTCCTAAGCAGAGAGTCGTTGTTGACGAGGCCTTGTCGGATAGAAGTTTTATGGTTTAGCTATAGTATCGTCTGAGTTtctcagcgttccaaggtcgagaaAGTTTTTCTCCGAGTAGGTTTTTGAGGTAGTAGGCTCCATTCTCAGTTTTTTTTGTagactcggtatgggccttcccaatTGGGGGCGATTTTGCCTTCGTGCGAGTCTTTCGTCCTGTAGGTTAGTCGGAATGGGGTTTCTCCAGTGGTCGAGTGTGGTGTCGTCCTGTAAGCCCATAATATGTTGTGGAGTTCCTCGAACCAGCCTCTTTTCGCTTCGCCTAGCCGGCGTCTTAAACCTTGAAGGATTACTCTGTTGGTGGCTTCGGCCTGCCTGTTGGTCTGAGGATGTTCGACCGAGGTGAAATGTTGTTTCGTCCAGAGTTTGGTTATGAATTCTTGAAACTTCttgttgttagacgctggccttaggatctagaggggggggggtgaatagatcttacacagttttgcggaattaattgaactttaagcggaagtgattatgaatcgactcgcgtctattccgaaccactattgaaacgattgtatatgtgttaaaaccactaaccagcttgagataaacgataagagaatacgctatagaatcaatacgtcgctctattgaaaatcaattaacttcttatatgatgaacgacgtttgcaatgcagtaatggtgaaagaagcaaaaacacaaacacttggtgataatgatcaaattgatggtgattcaatgtgtgatggattgtgatgtttatataagttcttaattcacaatcttaacactcgaatcgttgatcaatttgctattataaccaaatatgaacagaacgtaaatgaaaaggtaaaagcgacaagaacacgatatttgtttaggcagttcgtcgatcgtcctcgctacgactacgtctgcccctaattccaaactgaaattgggaaatctttcattgatgttgaaagtagtatatacaaagaagataacaaagcgataaaccataaaccaattatgtcgatcctttgaatcttcttcccccttaatcttgattcagatcaaggttatccaagagcgtcacgtgatcccttttctgcagtgtcttcaattccctcgaacccttgttcttcaatcttcacactcagatgattCTTCTATGAacactcttgataaaaacccccaagaattaCCTATCTTGgatggacaaaacccgcagattttactcaccaaaaaccccacaaatcttcacccactaggaatcttcaattccgttccatggacgttatcgaactcgatcactaaccctcaacgcaagaatgattatgtgtaattgtgttggagatgacgaagaacgaagatgagaagcctttgtgtatctttcagtcgttggtgttttttgaataattaacatggaatgatatatatatatagttgctggtatgttggagcagagaaaacacataatttgggaagttttcagcaattaggttgacctactttagtgcttaggtcgacctaacagaagcagagttgaagttgtcccagttaggttgacctgttaggttgacctgttaggttggcctaaaatctgttaggttgacctgctgaaggtttaggtcgacctaaagtcagttaggttgacctgttgaaggtttaggtcgacctaaagttatttgtttccagttaggtcgacctgttgaaggtttaggtcgacttaaagtcagttgaaatgcatttttgtgacttttcttcagtttaggtcgacctaggagtgtgggtaggtcgacctaacagtgacatgtgtaaatcccttcagtttaggtcgacctgggagtgtgggtaggtcgacctaacagtgaccttgtcagttttgctgagtttgctctggttttgagtcgacctagggctttgcttggtcgacctaacagatgcaataccattttctgagtgatttgagcttcataatcttccattgtcttgagtcattcatttatgcttttgtatttggttgcttgtgatgtttgacatgaatcaaaaactcatttgtgagtgtatgcttgttcttacactTGTGGGTGAACTGTGTGCCATTGTCCGTCACGAACGCTTGTGGCACCCCGAAGAGGGCGAtgatgtttcttttgtagaaacGTAGTATGttttgtgacgtgattttcaaaagcgctccggcttcgacccatttggtgaagtagtctacgACGATGATGAGGTACTTGTTTTGGTACGATCCGACGGGAAAGGGGCCGAGGAGATCCATTCCCCACCAAGCGAAGGGCCACGGGGAGGAGAGAGATTTTAGTTCGTGGGGTGGAGCCAAATGCATGTCAGCGTGACGCTGAGATTTGTATCATTTTTGGACGTGACCTTTGGTGTCTTGTTGCATGGTTGGCCAATATTATCCTGCTCACAGGGCTTTTCGAGCTAGGGAGCGTCTGCCGAGATGTTGGCCGTTTATTCCTTCGTGGAGTTTGACCAAGATTTCTTGGGCTTGGGACGCGTCGACGCACTTGAGCAAGGGAATAGAGATTTCGCGCCTGTACAATTTGTCTTCGACGATGACGTACGAGCAGGCCCTGTTTTTAGTCGAGGAGGATTCCTTCAGGTCGGCGGGGAGTTCCTCTTTAGTTAGGAAGTTGTAGATTGGGGTCATCCAGCATTGAATGTCTCATATGGCGTTTACCTCGAGCATGGTGGGAGGCGTGCCTATGTTTGGGCTTTAGAGGATTTCCTGGATTACAGATTTATTACCTCCCTTTTTCCTGGTGCTCGCGAGTTTTGATAGGATGTCTGCGCGTGTGTTGTGCTCGCGACGGACGTGTTTGACGTCTTCTCGagcaaaaattttcatttttctttgacTAGGGCCAATTATTCGACGAGGGTGTCGTTCTTTGCCTGGTAATCTTCGTTAACCTGTGAGGTGACGAGCTGAGAGTCGATGTAGATCTCGACTTCTCGAGCACCGACATCTTTGACTAGTCGTAATCCGGCGAGGGAGGCCTCGTATTCTGGCTGATTGTTCGAGGTTGGGAACGATAGGACTAGGGACACCTCGATGATAAGCCCGTCGTTGTTTTAGAGGATGatacctgaaggatagaaaaacacttagaaaggggggtttgaataagtgtagctttaaaacttgactgataaaaataaattgcacagttatttttatcctggttcgttgttaactaaactactccagtccacccccgcagagatgatttacctcaaccgaggatttaatccactaatcgcacggattacaatggttctccacttagtccacgactaagtcttctagagtatcctgatcacaacctgatcactccaggaacaactgcttagacacaagctaagactttcttagagtatcctgaccaccacgtgatcactctaattacaactgcttagacacaagctaagacttcctagagtattctgatcaacacttgatcactctagttacttacaacttaatgtaatcaaataagagtattacaattgcttcttaaaagctataatcacaaactgtgatatttctcttaacgtttaagcttaatctcactaatgtattacaacaacaatgtagtgagctttgatgaagatgaagattctgagctttgagtttgaacagcgtttcagcaagttaatattcacagaatttggttcagagtcgttaaccttgcttctcatcagaacttcatatttataggcgtttgagaagatgaccgttgagcgcatttaatgctttgcgtgttccgtacagctttgcattt comes from the Vicia villosa cultivar HV-30 ecotype Madison, WI unplaced genomic scaffold, Vvil1.0 ctg.004053F_1_1, whole genome shotgun sequence genome and includes:
- the LOC131641766 gene encoding F-box/LRR-repeat protein At4g14103-like; protein product: MEFGSAVPKEKPLKKHKANEVEDLTNKLPELLISHILSLLPTKDAVRTSVLSRRWIYCWVSITKLDLDDCLFYIPKRKTGGIQHFKNFVNRTLLLTKGSRVESFSLVMTNKIDISLLNTWISCILMHQKIKNLRIHSKSGWTFSTLAFQSLFNSVFLEELDLKMLSCDIEVPTMDVSFGCLKFIKLNGIAFIEGSSYGYLNLSLPLLKKFETINCDWLCAEGVYVKAPLLESICIVQDRLPLSDDDERSCEIKFFDCHLKEFTYRGYAISQPLILSDPLIAKNAHANLILRKWEDGTSEAGLCEFALLNQFNQAKCINFDLSEVLTQPNVAVLPQFSMLIHLELGLTLCEVLLGLLQRSPLLKTLSFKGISKFDQELLNSTIVPDCLASTLHVVKFKTVNGYEHELCLAKFFMEKGMVLERMSFVLANQALGKSKMMEEFKEKLFSFKKGFSFAIVEFSYD